The following are encoded in a window of Felis catus isolate Fca126 chromosome X unlocalized genomic scaffold, F.catus_Fca126_mat1.0 chrX_random_Un_scaffold_90, whole genome shotgun sequence genomic DNA:
- the LOC123383690 gene encoding collagen alpha-2(I) chain-like — MVREPGPSLPAPLGAVRAGCWQVRPAGACADTGLGGGAGRAGNSHVPVASPECSRGRRSPTVTSRVGGRSVRNQPPSPRGQRRPDPGSAGSVATSSAGSVCAGALAIPDSLARRGAGLREACQGSQRSADSGRSVAVGSEEAGAAATRAPDDEAASPAPDDGAEEVAVTQAPDDDGADGAAVTRAPEGGAEDAGAGPQASDGGTDGHDPQLSPRGPGCQGNCSRHDGEGGPGSKGAVVEGACAPPLAERAPRALAPGGDAAPAAAAVTSSGLLELLTVSFRSPLEAEMARRALTTHVQRHRGLAQKELCVRGSALAVRWTTEDPICFRVSVNSFLDRLPLVIRNIRALGSRPPRRLGPGKGAEA; from the exons ATGGTGAGGGAGCCAGGCCCATCCCTTCCAGCTCCCCTAGGGGCCGTGCGGG CTGGCTGCTGGCAAGTGCGCCCGGCTGGCGCCTGCGCAGACAcaggcttggggggaggggcgggccgggCCGGAAACAGTCACGTGCCAGTGGCCTCACCAGAATGCTCTCGGGGACGTAGGAGCCCGACAGTGACGTCACGCGTCGGGGGGCGCAGCGTCCGGAACCAGCCTCCATCTCCTCGGGGTCAGCGTCGACCGGATCCAGGCTCTGCCGGCTCGGTGGCAACCAGCTCCGCGGGGTCTGTCTGCGCAGGCGCCCTGGCCATCCCCGACAGCCTTGCGCGCCGAGGGGCCGGGCTTCGCGAGGCCTGCCAGGGGTCTCAGCGGTCGGCCGACAGTGGGCGCAGCGTAGCGGTGGGCTCTGAGGAGGCCGGTGCGGCGGCCACGAGGGCCCCGGACGACGAAGCGGCCTCTCCGGCCCCGGACGACGGCGCGGAGGAAGTGGCGGTCACGCAGGCCCCTGACGATGACGGCGCGGACGGCGCGGCGGTCACGCGGGCTCCCGAGGGTGGCGCGGAGGACGCGGGGGCAGGCCCACAGGCCTCCGACGGAGGCACGGACGGCCACGACCCCCAGCTTAGCCCCCGAGGTCCCGGTTGCCAGGGCAACTGCAGCCGCCACGATGGCGAGGGTGGCCCTGGCAGCAAGGGAGCAGTGGTCGAGGGGGCCTGCGCCCCTCCCCTGGCCGAACGGGCCCCGAGGGCCCTGGCCCCCGGTGGAGACGCagcgccggcggcggcggcggtgacCTCCTCAGGACTGCTGGAGTT GCTCACTGTGTCTTTCCGGTCGCCCCTGGAGGCAGAGATGGCCCGCAGGGCCCTGACTACACACGTCCAACGCCACCGAGGGTTGGCTCAGAAGGAGCTTTGCGTGAGGGGCAGCGCCCTGGCCGT GAGATGGACTACTGAAGACCCCATCTGCTTCCGAGTTTCCGTCAACTCCTTCTTGGACCGGCTTCCCCTGGTGATACGAAACATTCGCGCCTTGGGGTCCCGGCCTCCGCGGCGCCTAGGTCCGGGAAAGGGGGCCGAGGCCTAA
- the LOC123383695 gene encoding uncharacterized protein LOC123383695, with protein sequence MMPSRAPGSSTPRTNSTTRTTQGKRQGPGQDGVDWAGQRQRRQRGDREDLCLRPTLSRAGQVGKGGPRAGSPQAGRKAESEEVVSEEERETGAGMPDTGKFSWGSPGPVPSGRKSAGLECGGCGALPRHAWEIHRAGFKDLPPPQALARSPRMAGSTCPPLAETPLLPTGHAAPTPAIITHPDPPASSCTFPVDLTPLQTQK encoded by the exons ATGATGCCATCCAGGGCGCCGGGCAGCAGCACTCCCCGCACCAACAGCACGACGAGGACCACGCAGGGGAAG AGGCAGGGTCCTGGGCAGGACGGAGTGGACTGGGCCGGCCAGAGACAGAGGCGACAGCGAGGTGACCGCGAAGACCTCTGCCTCCGTCCCACCCTCAGCAGAGCAGGACAGGTAGGCAAAGGAGGGCCACGGGCCGGGTCCCCCCAGGCTGGCCGCaaagcagagagtgaggaagtagtgagtgaggaagagagggaaactggGGCAGGGATGCCCGACACAGGCAAGTTCAGCTGGGGGTCGCCTGGGCCTGTCCCCTCAGGACGGAAGTCGGCTGGGCTGGAGTGTGGAGGTTGCGGAGCACTACCCAGGCACGCGTGGGAAATCCACCGGGCTGGGTTCAAGGACCTGCCCCCGCCTCAGGCCCTGGCCCGGTCACCTCGCATGGCAGGGTCCACCTGCCCCCCCCTAGCGGAGACACCCCTTCTCCCCACCGGCcatgctgcccccacccctgccatcatCACCCACCCCGACCCGCCGGCCTCCAGCTGTACCTTTCCTGTTGACTTGACCCCCTTGCAGACACAGAAGTAG
- the LOC123383696 gene encoding EKC/KEOPS complex subunit LAGE3-like: MERAPYTPGPGGDAAPGARGPGNRLLQFTLTIPFPSAMDAEIAHRFLTPNEELQEPVREELHVNGSILTVRLTADDPGQLQMSITSCLGQLSLVIRAMQIIMPPFFTKPQQ; encoded by the exons ATGGAGCGGGCACCCTACACACCAGGTCCTGGTGGAGATGCCGCGCCTGGCGCTAGAGGTCCTGGTAACCGACTGCTTCAGTT CACCCTCACTATACCTTTCCCCTCGGCCATGGATGCGGAGATTGCCCACAGGTTCCTGACTCCAAACGAGGAGCTCCAGGAGCCAGTTCGGGAGGAGCTCCATGTGAACGGCAGCATCCTGACTGT CCGCTTGACTGCCGATGACCCTGGCCAgctccaaatgtccatcacctccTGTCTTGGCCAGCTTTCCCTAGTGATACGGGCCATGCAGATCATCATGCCCCCCTTTTTCACAAAGCCGCAGCAGTGA